A single region of the Halarcobacter mediterraneus genome encodes:
- the fliI gene encoding flagellar protein export ATPase FliI, which translates to MDIDSLLSQIDSTELSIPFGRIKHISSTTIKASGIEVAVGDIVRIESQQNIYSVLGMVASIESNDFIIVPFSFIEGFRIHDKVFLQKDGLSVATGYGLVGRVVNALGEPIDGKGKIKDLEENSPINKVSMSPLERGVIDQRFSTGVKSIDSMLTSGKGQKVGIFAGSGVGKSTLMGMVVKGCEAQIKVVALIGERGREIPEFIHYNLNDNLENTIIVAATSDESALMRKYGAFTAMAIAEFFRDKGHDVLLMMDSVTRFAMAQREIGLSTGEPPVSRGYPPSVFALLPQLMERAGNNAKGSITAFFTVLVDGDDMNDPIADQSRSILDGHIVLTRELTEQGFYPPINLLKSASRVMDKVVDDEHYNYFLKLKRILSLIKENEVLVRVGAYKPGMDKELDDALSKKEKIREFLTQSMKEQYNFNEIVSKFKEVFQ; encoded by the coding sequence ATGGATATAGACTCACTTTTAAGTCAAATTGATTCTACAGAACTTTCTATTCCTTTTGGAAGAATTAAACATATTTCTTCTACGACAATAAAAGCTTCAGGAATTGAAGTTGCTGTTGGGGATATAGTAAGAATTGAGTCCCAACAAAATATTTATTCTGTTTTAGGAATGGTAGCCTCAATTGAATCAAATGATTTTATTATAGTTCCTTTTTCCTTTATTGAAGGTTTTAGAATACATGATAAAGTTTTTTTACAAAAAGATGGTTTATCTGTTGCAACAGGTTATGGACTTGTAGGAAGAGTTGTAAATGCTTTAGGGGAACCAATAGATGGAAAAGGTAAAATCAAAGACCTAGAGGAAAACTCACCAATTAACAAAGTTTCTATGTCTCCTCTTGAAAGAGGAGTTATTGATCAAAGATTTTCAACTGGAGTAAAATCAATTGATTCAATGCTTACTTCTGGAAAAGGACAAAAAGTAGGTATCTTTGCAGGTTCTGGTGTAGGTAAATCAACTTTAATGGGAATGGTAGTTAAAGGTTGTGAGGCTCAAATAAAAGTTGTTGCACTAATTGGAGAAAGAGGACGTGAAATTCCAGAATTTATTCATTATAATTTGAATGATAATTTAGAAAATACGATTATAGTTGCAGCAACCTCAGATGAATCTGCATTAATGCGTAAGTATGGAGCTTTTACTGCAATGGCAATTGCTGAATTTTTTAGGGATAAAGGACATGATGTTCTTTTGATGATGGATTCTGTAACAAGATTTGCAATGGCACAAAGAGAAATAGGCTTAAGCACTGGAGAACCTCCTGTAAGTCGTGGTTATCCACCTTCAGTATTTGCCCTTTTACCTCAATTAATGGAGCGGGCAGGGAATAATGCAAAGGGCTCAATTACTGCTTTTTTTACAGTACTTGTAGATGGAGATGATATGAATGACCCTATTGCAGATCAGAGTAGATCTATTTTAGATGGACATATAGTTTTAACTAGAGAATTAACAGAACAAGGATTTTATCCTCCTATTAATCTTTTAAAATCTGCTTCAAGAGTTATGGATAAAGTTGTTGATGATGAACACTATAATTATTTTTTAAAGCTAAAAAGGATATTATCATTAATAAAAGAAAATGAAGTATTAGTTAGAGTAGGTGCATATAAGCCTGGAATGGATAAAGAATTAGATGATGCTTTATCAAAAAAAGAAAAAATAAGAGAGTTCTTGACACAAAGTATGAAAGAACAGTATAATTTTAATGAAATAGTATCGAAGTTTAAGGAGGTATTCCAATGA
- a CDS encoding flagellar hook-associated protein 3, protein MIKSTSETLFRLSNLDKEQQRISYQLGGEILQYGSDDANLYTRKIYLDDKMKVYEGIENQIEKTTAQNLASDSTMKEIKELLEYVKQEVQKGITATTDQDAREAIATNLKGVKENLYMLANEQMEGEYLYAGSDSMKQPFVKDDSGKVTYQGDSFLRKVVVEDGSYRERGITGFENFMYTVEAALKGETLEFSAEERILDESSYEWKLEASTPVTTAPATINFQANDVLIDENGTSWKVNDTIPSLENSNGDSIAITGTGPYSLDMSSIAITPATATVPTELSTAQLVKYDEEGLPTADTLSVKASSTLGKDYEVVLPNVDGTKFEAKGNTFDIMDKIINALEQKDADGNDIPNALATEELTESLKLIQTANDAANSGHAKLGGRNKVFEISLERVSAKHTLFQKMNTEINGADLTKLAVEAKALEITYTAMYATINKIHQLSLVNFVR, encoded by the coding sequence ATGATTAAGTCAACTTCAGAAACTTTATTTAGATTGTCAAATTTAGATAAAGAACAACAAAGAATAAGTTATCAATTAGGTGGAGAAATATTACAATATGGTAGTGATGATGCTAATTTATACACTAGAAAAATATACCTTGATGATAAAATGAAGGTTTATGAAGGTATAGAAAATCAAATAGAAAAAACTACTGCTCAAAATTTAGCCTCTGATTCAACAATGAAAGAAATTAAAGAATTACTAGAGTATGTAAAACAAGAAGTACAAAAAGGTATTACTGCAACAACAGACCAAGATGCAAGGGAAGCAATAGCAACAAACTTAAAAGGTGTAAAAGAAAACCTTTATATGCTTGCCAATGAACAAATGGAAGGTGAGTATCTTTATGCTGGCTCAGATTCTATGAAACAACCTTTTGTAAAAGATGATTCAGGAAAAGTAACTTATCAAGGTGATAGCTTTTTAAGAAAAGTAGTTGTAGAAGATGGCTCTTATAGGGAAAGAGGTATTACAGGTTTTGAAAACTTTATGTATACAGTTGAAGCAGCTTTAAAAGGTGAAACTTTAGAGTTCTCTGCAGAAGAAAGAATACTAGATGAATCAAGTTATGAATGGAAATTAGAAGCTTCTACTCCTGTAACTACTGCCCCTGCAACAATTAATTTTCAAGCTAATGATGTACTTATTGATGAAAATGGTACAAGTTGGAAAGTAAATGATACTATACCTAGCTTAGAAAATTCAAATGGAGATTCTATAGCAATTACAGGAACAGGACCATATAGTTTAGATATGTCTAGTATTGCAATTACTCCTGCAACAGCAACAGTTCCTACAGAATTAAGTACTGCACAATTAGTAAAATATGATGAGGAAGGTTTACCTACAGCTGACACTCTTAGTGTAAAAGCTAGTTCTACTTTAGGAAAAGATTATGAAGTTGTACTTCCTAACGTAGATGGTACAAAGTTTGAAGCAAAAGGAAATACTTTTGATATCATGGATAAGATTATAAATGCTTTAGAACAAAAAGATGCTGATGGAAATGATATTCCAAATGCTCTTGCAACTGAAGAATTAACTGAATCTTTAAAATTAATCCAAACTGCTAATGATGCAGCAAACAGTGGACATGCAAAACTTGGTGGAAGAAATAAAGTATTTGAAATTTCTTTAGAAAGAGTAAGTGCTAAGCATACACTATTTCAGAAAATGAATACTGAGATTAATGGAGCTGATTTAACAAAATTAGCAGTAGAAGCAAAGGCTTTAGAAATTACATATACAGCAATGTATGCAACTATAAATAAAATTCATCAATTATCTTTAGTTAATTTTGTAAGATAA
- the flhA gene encoding flagellar biosynthesis protein FlhA, with amino-acid sequence MNLRKYFSKDLFVVALFVAILMIIIVPLPKGLLDFFLIISLSLSLLILLISLYIQKPADLTTFPTIILILALFRLSLNIATTRSILSEGHNGPDSVSSIISAFGEFVVGGNMVIGVIVFIILVLINFMVVTKGATRVAEVTARFTLDSMPGKQMAIDADLNAGFIDDIEAQKRRKSLITEASFYGAMDGSSKFVKGDAVAGIIITLVNLIGGLLIGLFQHDMTVAQSGEIYTILTIGDGLVAQLPALILSTATAVIITRSNMDEDRFASQSISQLVKDSKALVLVGIGLVLFGFIPGFPTGILMVMGILLFLTGYIIYMIEENKDNTLTRLFNPQEKRTKASAKTQDVDELKEKRKKESVPDENQVMENIMKMDVLELKLGIRLLQLVQGNSELLDKIKAIRKTIASELGFVIPQIRISDDANLPPNEYELYLKRIPLVRGRVEANKLLAMGGTSKKLKGIHVKEPVFGLDATWVDEEQKDDALMNGYTVVDAPTIISTHISEIIKKHAEDIITRQDLVDIIERLKKDFPIVIEEAMKVTSYGSLLKVCKDLLHEKIPIVDMLTIIEAVADIAEFTKAPDVLLEHVRSKLYRLITNRFKDDDGVLHLITIKPEIEQQFIGKLQEQHGVSQLMLSIAEINNLVTKTKEILELVEAKGFSKVAMVVDPMLRKRISEIYEKFGLQVAVLSHAELDSKANFSIEGTLEF; translated from the coding sequence ATGAACCTAAGAAAGTATTTTTCAAAAGATTTATTTGTTGTAGCACTTTTTGTTGCTATACTTATGATTATAATAGTTCCTTTACCAAAGGGACTATTAGATTTTTTTCTAATAATATCTTTATCTTTGTCTTTATTAATTTTATTAATATCATTATATATACAAAAACCAGCTGACCTTACTACTTTTCCCACAATTATTCTGATATTAGCACTCTTTAGGCTTTCTTTAAATATTGCAACAACTCGGTCTATTTTAAGTGAAGGACATAATGGCCCTGATTCTGTAAGTTCTATAATTTCAGCCTTTGGAGAGTTTGTTGTAGGTGGTAATATGGTAATAGGTGTTATTGTATTTATCATATTAGTGCTTATTAACTTTATGGTTGTAACAAAAGGTGCAACAAGGGTTGCAGAGGTTACGGCTAGATTTACCTTAGACTCAATGCCAGGTAAACAAATGGCAATTGATGCAGACTTAAATGCAGGTTTTATTGATGATATTGAAGCTCAAAAAAGAAGAAAATCTTTAATTACTGAAGCAAGTTTTTATGGGGCGATGGATGGTTCTTCTAAGTTTGTTAAAGGTGATGCCGTTGCTGGTATTATAATTACTTTAGTTAACTTAATAGGAGGACTTTTAATAGGTTTATTCCAGCATGATATGACTGTTGCTCAAAGTGGCGAAATTTATACTATTTTAACTATTGGAGACGGTCTTGTTGCACAGCTACCAGCACTTATTCTTTCAACTGCCACTGCTGTAATTATTACTCGTTCAAATATGGATGAGGACAGATTTGCAAGCCAATCTATTTCTCAACTTGTAAAAGACTCAAAAGCATTAGTTCTTGTAGGAATTGGTCTTGTATTGTTTGGGTTTATTCCAGGTTTCCCTACAGGTATTTTAATGGTAATGGGAATACTTTTATTTTTAACAGGATATATAATTTATATGATTGAAGAAAATAAAGATAATACACTTACAAGATTATTTAATCCTCAAGAGAAAAGAACAAAAGCAAGTGCTAAAACACAAGATGTTGATGAACTTAAAGAAAAGAGAAAGAAAGAATCTGTTCCAGATGAAAATCAAGTTATGGAGAATATCATGAAGATGGATGTTCTTGAATTAAAACTTGGAATAAGACTTCTTCAATTAGTTCAAGGAAATTCAGAACTTCTTGATAAAATAAAAGCTATTAGAAAAACAATTGCTTCAGAATTAGGTTTTGTAATTCCTCAAATAAGAATTTCTGATGATGCTAATTTACCTCCAAATGAATATGAGTTATATTTAAAAAGAATACCTTTAGTAAGAGGTAGAGTTGAAGCAAATAAACTATTAGCAATGGGTGGAACTTCAAAAAAATTAAAAGGTATTCATGTAAAAGAGCCTGTTTTTGGTTTAGATGCAACATGGGTAGATGAAGAACAAAAAGATGATGCTTTAATGAATGGTTATACTGTTGTTGATGCCCCAACTATAATTTCAACTCATATTTCAGAGATTATTAAAAAGCATGCAGAAGATATTATTACGAGACAAGATTTAGTTGATATTATTGAAAGACTTAAAAAAGATTTCCCTATTGTTATAGAAGAGGCAATGAAAGTGACTTCTTATGGATCATTATTGAAAGTTTGTAAAGATCTATTACATGAAAAAATACCAATTGTTGATATGTTGACAATTATTGAGGCTGTTGCAGATATTGCAGAGTTTACAAAAGCTCCTGATGTTTTATTAGAACATGTAAGAAGTAAGTTGTATAGATTAATTACAAATCGTTTTAAAGATGATGATGGAGTTTTACACCTTATTACAATTAAGCCTGAAATAGAACAACAATTTATTGGAAAACTACAAGAACAACATGGAGTATCTCAGTTAATGCTATCTATTGCAGAAATAAATAATTTAGTAACAAAAACAAAAGAGATTTTAGAATTAGTAGAAGCAAAAGGTTTTTCAAAAGTTGCAATGGTAGTTGATCCAATGCTTAGAAAAAGAATATCTGAAATTTATGAAAAGTTTGGTTTACAGGTTGCAGTTTTATCCCATGCTGAACTTGATTCAAAAGCAAACTTCTCAATAGAAGGTACATTGGAATTTTAA
- a CDS encoding BatD family protein — protein sequence MEKIVKILSIFFVFFTLSLYSSVTLKSSNYFIKGEPFIFEFEAKGSSIQFPKIEKIDNYLVQDLGTSRSLQIINGSYSEKISKKYQIVPESNFAIPSFQFEIDGSKFQSQKKEIKEKKATQTISNDFSLKLISPKKDIYVGEEIPLKLVFKYKKNLQITNLDLQKPHFENFWYERLDTNNTRYEENNFIVQELDYLLFAQKSGNLEINPLNVVVQIAKRDSAFGGFSIFSAPIEKKIYSNPLNFNVKKLPENTSLIGSFDINAELDKSKVQKGQAVSLKIEVNAVGNIDDIKDISLNIDNATIYENKAKITKEYKGNKLLGKYEKVFSIIPNTTITVPSIELNYFDKDKNKVITKSTSEFIIEVVENEVKNEPKLEKAKEIEKQDKKIVYKEQNSLINKIIFFLLGIAFTLLIIGLFFYVKVLKNKKDKKETTLLKKVKKVNKKEDLLKILLPYLKYSEELDKLIFKCENTADFKKLKKEIEKLIKKLDI from the coding sequence ATGGAAAAAATAGTTAAGATATTAAGCATATTTTTTGTTTTTTTTACTTTATCTCTTTATAGTTCTGTAACTCTTAAATCTTCAAACTATTTCATAAAAGGGGAACCTTTTATTTTTGAGTTTGAGGCAAAAGGAAGTTCAATTCAATTTCCAAAAATTGAAAAAATCGATAATTATTTAGTGCAAGATTTAGGAACCTCAAGGTCTTTACAAATAATAAATGGAAGTTATAGTGAAAAAATAAGTAAAAAATATCAAATTGTTCCAGAAAGTAATTTTGCAATACCTAGTTTTCAATTTGAAATAGATGGTTCAAAATTTCAATCTCAGAAAAAAGAGATTAAGGAAAAGAAAGCAACACAAACAATTTCAAATGATTTTTCTTTAAAGTTAATATCCCCAAAAAAAGATATTTATGTTGGAGAAGAAATACCTTTAAAATTAGTTTTTAAATATAAAAAGAATTTGCAAATTACAAATTTAGATTTACAAAAGCCACATTTTGAAAACTTTTGGTATGAAAGATTAGATACTAATAATACTAGATATGAGGAAAATAACTTTATCGTTCAAGAGTTAGATTATCTTCTTTTTGCCCAAAAAAGTGGGAATTTAGAAATTAATCCTTTGAATGTAGTTGTTCAAATAGCAAAACGTGATTCAGCTTTTGGAGGTTTTTCTATTTTCTCTGCACCAATTGAAAAAAAAATATATTCAAACCCTTTAAATTTTAATGTAAAAAAGTTACCTGAAAATACAAGCTTAATAGGAAGTTTTGATATTAATGCAGAACTTGACAAAAGTAAAGTACAAAAAGGTCAAGCAGTTTCTTTGAAAATAGAAGTTAATGCAGTTGGGAATATTGATGATATAAAAGATATTTCTTTAAATATTGATAATGCAACTATTTATGAAAATAAGGCAAAAATTACAAAAGAGTATAAAGGAAATAAATTATTAGGAAAATACGAAAAAGTTTTTTCAATTATTCCAAATACTACTATTACAGTTCCTAGTATTGAATTAAACTATTTTGATAAAGACAAAAATAAAGTTATAACAAAAAGTACTTCTGAATTTATTATTGAAGTAGTAGAAAATGAAGTAAAAAATGAACCAAAACTTGAAAAAGCAAAAGAAATAGAAAAACAAGATAAGAAAATAGTTTATAAAGAACAAAATTCTCTAATAAATAAAATAATATTTTTTCTTCTAGGCATAGCATTTACATTATTAATTATTGGTTTATTTTTTTACGTTAAGGTTCTAAAAAATAAAAAAGATAAGAAAGAAACAACTCTTTTAAAAAAAGTTAAAAAAGTCAATAAAAAAGAAGATTTACTAAAAATATTACTTCCTTATTTAAAATATAGTGAAGAGTTAGATAAGTTGATTTTCAAGTGTGAAAATACTGCTGATTTTAAGAAATTAAAAAAAGAAATAGAAAAATTAATTAAGAAATTAGACATATAA
- a CDS encoding efflux RND transporter periplasmic adaptor subunit, whose amino-acid sequence MKYIFVLLFVINGLFANEYYAKLNPIESYTIKASVSGKVIYTNDNIEGKKANNSKIIEIDSFVDKIDLKQSKIKLEAISEMLEIEKANYERMLKVSSKSGFEKDAQKLKAINYQVTKADIEVKIANLEDSLKNKKLVEKNRYIYNIAVKEGDYVTPGTLLYEAKDLTKGKLEIFVPISEIENIKNKTIYLNDKKSDLKPSKIYEVADSTHISSYKVEILIPNPEIFSRLIKIEFK is encoded by the coding sequence ATGAAATATATATTTGTTTTATTATTTGTAATAAATGGTTTATTTGCAAATGAATATTATGCAAAACTTAATCCAATTGAAAGCTATACAATTAAAGCTTCAGTTAGTGGAAAAGTAATTTATACAAATGATAATATTGAAGGTAAAAAAGCTAATAATTCAAAAATTATTGAAATAGATTCTTTTGTTGATAAAATTGATTTAAAGCAATCAAAAATAAAATTAGAAGCTATAAGTGAAATGCTAGAGATTGAAAAAGCAAACTATGAAAGAATGTTAAAAGTATCTTCTAAGTCAGGTTTTGAAAAAGATGCTCAAAAATTGAAAGCAATAAATTATCAAGTTACAAAAGCAGATATAGAAGTAAAAATTGCAAATTTAGAAGATAGTTTAAAGAATAAAAAGTTAGTAGAAAAAAATAGATATATTTATAATATTGCAGTTAAAGAAGGAGACTATGTTACTCCTGGAACTTTACTTTATGAAGCAAAAGACTTGACAAAAGGAAAATTAGAAATTTTTGTTCCAATTAGTGAGATAGAAAATATTAAAAATAAAACAATTTATTTGAATGATAAAAAAAGTGATTTAAAACCAAGTAAAATATATGAAGTTGCAGACTCTACACATATTTCTTCTTATAAAGTTGAAATACTAATTCCTAATCCAGAAATATTTTCTCGATTAATTAAAATCGAATTTAAATAA
- a CDS encoding MFS transporter, with protein sequence MKYKELLINYPVVRQLSILQLVAYFAAWFSNVAIYTLLVQFGSSAFAISLVTAMHFLPAIIIAPLSGAIIDRFKLKPLMVTLLSIELLMTLLFLTIDGKDEIWLLMLFIFIRMASASMFFSTEMSLLPKLISGVALQKANEIHSIIWSFTFAAGMAVSGIIVNILGVQTAIIIDAFIILAAIILLININFKIETIHIKEKISSLIKDGFLYLRKNKVVMQLILLHSSVGLTVYDTLVTLLAKNEYKYVISVPLAIGLTNAVRAIALMVGPFFITNRVNKDMLFYIFIFQGSAIIFWALVQWNFYLSLIAVFFVGFTTTTIWSYTYALLQEKTEKKYLGRVISYNDMIFMLTNVLTTIFIGVMAELISLELITAILGFAFFVVALYYKKIKAYI encoded by the coding sequence TTGAAATATAAAGAATTATTAATTAATTATCCTGTAGTTAGACAATTGTCTATTCTACAGCTTGTAGCTTACTTTGCTGCATGGTTTTCTAATGTTGCTATTTATACTTTGCTTGTACAGTTTGGCTCTTCTGCTTTTGCTATTTCTTTAGTTACTGCAATGCATTTTCTGCCTGCAATTATAATTGCTCCACTTTCAGGAGCTATTATTGATAGGTTTAAACTAAAACCTTTAATGGTTACACTTTTATCAATTGAGTTATTAATGACTTTATTATTTTTAACAATTGATGGTAAAGATGAAATTTGGCTTTTAATGCTTTTTATTTTTATAAGAATGGCTAGTGCCTCAATGTTTTTTTCTACAGAGATGTCTCTTCTTCCTAAACTTATATCTGGAGTTGCTTTACAAAAAGCAAATGAAATTCATTCTATTATTTGGTCATTTACTTTTGCTGCAGGAATGGCAGTTAGTGGTATAATTGTAAATATTCTTGGTGTTCAAACTGCTATAATAATAGATGCTTTTATTATTTTAGCAGCTATCATTTTATTGATTAATATTAATTTTAAAATTGAAACAATTCATATAAAAGAGAAAATAAGCTCTTTAATAAAAGATGGTTTTTTATATCTAAGAAAAAATAAAGTGGTTATGCAGTTAATTCTTTTACACTCTTCTGTGGGCTTAACTGTTTATGATACCTTAGTAACTTTATTAGCTAAAAATGAGTATAAATATGTAATTTCAGTGCCTCTTGCTATTGGTTTAACAAATGCAGTAAGAGCAATTGCTTTGATGGTAGGTCCTTTTTTTATTACGAATAGAGTGAATAAAGATATGCTTTTTTACATATTTATTTTTCAAGGAAGTGCTATAATTTTTTGGGCCTTAGTTCAATGGAATTTTTATTTATCTTTAATAGCAGTATTTTTTGTAGGTTTTACAACAACAACAATTTGGTCTTACACATATGCTTTATTGCAAGAGAAAACAGAGAAAAAGTATTTAGGAAGAGTGATTTCTTATAATGATATGATTTTTATGTTAACAAATGTTTTAACAACAATATTTATAGGTGTAATGGCTGAATTAATATCTTTAGAATTAATTACAGCCATTTTAGGGTTTGCTTTTTTTGTAGTTGCTTTATATTACAAGAAAATTAAAGCTTATATTTAA
- the bioD gene encoding dethiobiotin synthase, with amino-acid sequence MSQKSIFVTATNTDVGKTYACEQFLKYYSKKGLKVGYFKPIETGVKEKPIDGSKMLKLVKELNPSFEVTINDIVPYQFELPAAPFVAKRSSNIDLNFLLEKKEELEKLCDILIIEGAGGLFVPIEKDFFIIDLIKFFNIEAKLITSSKLGSINDTLLSIEALKNKKIDFEWYINLFIDKDSFNEVTLPFYKEYFKKIKYLHEL; translated from the coding sequence ATGTCTCAAAAATCTATTTTTGTTACAGCAACAAATACAGATGTTGGAAAAACTTATGCCTGTGAACAGTTTTTAAAGTACTATTCTAAAAAAGGATTAAAGGTTGGTTACTTCAAACCTATTGAAACAGGTGTAAAAGAAAAACCTATTGATGGTTCAAAAATGTTAAAACTTGTAAAAGAACTTAATCCTTCTTTTGAAGTTACAATAAATGATATTGTTCCTTATCAATTTGAACTTCCTGCAGCTCCTTTTGTTGCGAAAAGAAGCTCAAATATTGATTTAAACTTTTTACTAGAAAAAAAAGAAGAACTCGAAAAATTATGTGATATTTTAATTATTGAAGGGGCAGGAGGTCTTTTTGTTCCTATAGAAAAAGATTTCTTTATTATTGACTTAATTAAGTTTTTTAATATAGAGGCAAAATTAATTACTTCTTCTAAACTAGGATCTATTAATGATACTTTATTATCAATTGAAGCTCTAAAAAATAAAAAAATAGACTTTGAGTGGTATATAAACTTATTTATTGATAAAGATAGTTTTAATGAAGTAACTCTTCCTTTTTATAAAGAGTACTTCAAAAAAATAAAATATTTACATGAGCTTTAA